The following proteins come from a genomic window of Dehalococcoidia bacterium:
- a CDS encoding enoyl-CoA hydratase-related protein translates to MPYSTLEIEMGAGWAMVALNRPERLNAITPEMQTELEQALMELRAQEVRALIVTGRGRGFCSGADVSGLAGARGEGASALAGGPAGRLRRPLGWPTGLLFRFGRPTIAAVNGVAAGAGLSLALACDIRLAAESARFSAIFVRRGLMPDYGCTWLLPRLIGPSRAYDMMYTGRMVSAQEAERWGLVSKVVPDDRLLEEAKALASELAKGPPLALEAIKAAVQRSLETPRLEEHLLVEAYGQSVLMQTEDHQEGVRAFLEKREAQFKGR, encoded by the coding sequence CCGAGCGTTTGAATGCCATCACCCCCGAGATGCAAACTGAACTGGAGCAGGCTCTGATGGAGCTGCGCGCCCAAGAGGTGCGCGCCCTGATTGTCACGGGGCGGGGACGGGGGTTCTGTTCGGGGGCAGATGTGTCGGGTCTGGCGGGGGCGCGGGGTGAAGGGGCGTCGGCTCTGGCAGGAGGGCCAGCGGGCCGATTGCGTCGACCCCTCGGCTGGCCCACGGGCCTCCTGTTTCGCTTTGGGCGTCCCACGATAGCCGCTGTGAACGGCGTGGCAGCGGGGGCGGGCCTCTCCCTGGCTTTGGCCTGCGACATCCGCCTGGCGGCCGAGAGCGCCCGCTTCTCCGCCATCTTTGTCCGCCGCGGGCTGATGCCGGACTACGGATGCACCTGGCTTTTGCCTCGGTTGATCGGCCCCTCGCGCGCCTACGACATGATGTACACGGGGCGGATGGTCTCGGCCCAGGAGGCGGAGCGGTGGGGTCTGGTCAGCAAGGTGGTGCCCGACGATCGCCTGCTGGAGGAGGCCAAGGCTTTGGCTTCGGAACTGGCCAAAGGCCCCCCCTTGGCCTTGGAGGCCATCAAGGCGGCGGTGCAACGGTCGTTGGAGACCCCGCGCCTGGAGGAGCACCTCCTGGTCGAGGCGTACGGGCAAAGCGTCCTGATGCAAACCGAGGACCACCAGGAGGGGGTGCGTGCCTTCCTGGAGAAGCGGGAGGCCCAGTTTAAGGGGCGCTAG
- a CDS encoding cobalamin B12-binding domain-containing protein: MVQAPPIRVLVAKPGLDGHDRGAKVVARALRDAGMEVIYTGIRQTPQMIVEAALQEDVDVVGLSILSGAHMELIPPILQGLRERGMGDVVVVVGGIIPEEDKVALKSMGVAEVFGPGSSTKDIVEFIRRAVAQRSQREGAV, from the coding sequence ATGGTGCAGGCGCCTCCCATCCGTGTGCTGGTGGCCAAGCCCGGCCTGGACGGCCACGACCGGGGGGCCAAAGTGGTGGCCCGCGCCCTGCGGGACGCCGGCATGGAGGTCATCTACACCGGCATCCGCCAAACTCCCCAGATGATCGTGGAAGCCGCCTTGCAAGAGGATGTGGATGTAGTGGGCTTGAGCATCCTGTCGGGTGCCCATATGGAACTGATACCGCCCATTCTGCAAGGCCTGCGGGAACGGGGCATGGGAGATGTGGTCGTCGTGGTAGGGGGCATCATCCCCGAGGAGGACAAGGTCGCCCTCAAGAGCATGGGCGTCGCCGAGGTGTTCGGGCCGGGATCCTCCACGAAGGACATTGTGGAGTTTATTCGTCGTGCCGTGGCCCAGCGCTCTCAGCGGGAGGGGGCCGTCTAG
- the mce gene encoding methylmalonyl-CoA epimerase, with product MTTPCVARSLDHIAIATPDIYAALRFYQQVFGLPTTVTVEEVPDQKVLGCLIPLQGGTRLELIQPTDPHTGVGRFVAQRGEALHHIAFVVDDLSGALQRLAAQGLTLIDTEPRHGLAGRIAFLHPKSTRGVLIELVQQG from the coding sequence ATGACCACCCCTTGCGTCGCCCGCTCTCTGGACCACATCGCTATCGCCACCCCCGATATCTACGCCGCCCTGCGCTTTTACCAGCAGGTCTTTGGCCTGCCCACCACCGTAACGGTAGAGGAGGTGCCCGACCAGAAGGTCTTGGGATGTCTCATCCCCTTGCAAGGGGGAACACGCTTGGAACTGATTCAGCCCACCGACCCCCACACGGGGGTGGGGCGCTTCGTCGCCCAGCGGGGAGAAGCCCTCCATCACATCGCCTTCGTGGTGGACGACCTCTCCGGGGCCTTGCAGCGCCTGGCCGCCCAAGGGCTGACCCTTATAGACACGGAGCCCCGCCATGGTCTCGCGGGGCGTATCGCCTTCCTGCATCCGAAATCCACCCGAGGCGTTTTGATAGAATTAGTCCAGCAAGGGTGA